In Anoplopoma fimbria isolate UVic2021 breed Golden Eagle Sablefish chromosome 7, Afim_UVic_2022, whole genome shotgun sequence, the DNA window TGGGTAAAATAGCTTATTGATTCtatttcaaatgtatatttatgtgcaATATTTTAGTTCATTAATTCATGataatcatataatataataattacgTTTGATATTGTTTGTtacaaaaaagaagacaatCATAACGGTATTAaccacaagaaataaaaaaaaaagtcaaacaaaaatgtttagcATAACTAAACTTTATTGCACGctattgtaaaaaacaaaacaaaataaagataactTGTCCGAACCCTTTTTTCACAGGTATTATCTATAAAACtgtacaaaacaacacacaaacatctgaatTATCACAGTTTTGACCTTCCCCTTCATAAATGTCTGGAAGTTCATATGCAGATCATCAAATGATTGGATTCCTTAGAAATAAGTGactgtatgtaaatgtatttgtgctAAACATAAATAGAATCATTGCAAGCATATGGTACGTATGTGTGGTGATAAGGTGATAAGAAGATTTacctttttacaacttttacaaCTTCAATTCTATCATTTCAAtgctatcatttttttttacaggatacACACATGATATTGTGATTATTTACAGTTCAGTGGTGCTGTGTTACTTTACGATGGACCTTTAGCTTTTCCACATGGCAAAAAGTGTAAAAGCTGAACACCAGGACATGTCAGATGcataaacaaaagaaactgGGGCCATGAAAAGATTTTACTTCAGGATTTCGCAAGAGATgagatttctttctgttttcatattttgtttcaaaCGTAAGCATTTCGTCCGTAAGTGCTGGCAGCCTGGCTTCTGGTCGGTGCTGCTCCAGAGTACACAGTTCCCCTTGCTTGATAAGGCAACGGGCTGCAGAACGAGAtggttaaaaagaaacatgagtCACTGATGATGAGGCAGAATGCACTTTACCTGGGCCATCAAAATAAAGTAGCTAAATGGAGTTAAGCCATCACTAATTTTGGGCTTTTCATATTAGTCAAAATGTGGTGATTGAAAAAGGCCTATTACACAATAAAATCATGAGGGCGATGCTTAATATGTGTGCAGTTATCATGATGTTTCCCGACAATTTGTCTCACCCATAGACTGAAGGCCTCACCTatgtgtacttgtacttaagCCAACCACTAGGGGGCGCCAAAACTCAATTTTCTAATCATACACATGATGGCTTTGTCCATTCTGCGGCCTAATCAGGCTTCTCTCTCCCCAAACACTGTTTAACCACACTGCTTGATTTATATTGCACTTCAGCCAACCCCTTTTTTAATGTACAATCTTGCATAATGATAGTTAATGGTCATTAAAACCAAGCCCAAAATAAAATTGTCCCACTTTAGGTGTCAATGTCCAATAGGAGCTGCTATTACATCCCACAGGAGAATTAATAAAGTTTTGCCACAACAAGGCGCCAGAGTGCCATGAATTTCTTTCTGAATGATTTCTAAGATTCCCCAACTTCACATGTGTTCAATTTGTTCATGTAGGTTATAAAATATTTggcaaatgtcaaaataaatggtgAGCtgacatacaaataaataaaattaatcaattttatttcctaaatgttataggtatatatatttatgaaattaCTTATGTTGATTTTAAAAGTCAACTATCTTGCAAGGTGTTGGTTATTCTagctgaatatatattttttcaattatttgttattttatcagttttaataataatccatCTCATTAATCACAGACAAGagacttttctttcttcatttcaCTACCTAACATTTAAACGTTACTTTCTCACTTTCACATCTAGTGTATGGAGGAACTAAAGAGTCGCAATCAATTAATAAACAccattaataaatgaatcattatcATACTTTGTCCGACAGAGAGGGATCAAACTGTAAGAACTGAACTCACTATTTTTCCTCTGTGCCCATTTTGCAGGAGCAGGTGAGACAGGCTCCTCCAGCGATGGCGAGCACGGCCGAACACCAGCCGATGTAAAGTGCTTCTCCTATTTCATACCTGCAACACACACCACAGTGTCAGTCAGCCCATGGGAGCTTCATGTAAGGCCTCTCAACCTTCCCTCTCCACCACTATCTCACCTTATCCCGGGATAGAAGGGGTCAAAGAAATCCTGAGTGATGTTGAAGGCATACCAGGAAATTGCGACCATTGTGCACACACCTtttgatagaaaaataaatattctttattcattGCGAAAGCAGCGGGGGAAGCTTCCAGATAGTTACACAAATGTCCAAAGTCTCCAGGTGACCAGGAAGACATTTATGGATGATTGATTTGAATGTGCAATAAAACATGACTAACATTTATTAGCATTATCGAGAAGTTCCCTTATCAATTTAAAGGGTAGTGTATTAGAAGGTCAGACTGGTCAGATATGTTTTCTCGTCTTTGTTACCTTGAAATATGAAAAGGACTCCACCAGTGCCGGCAATCCTCCCTTTGAGAACAGAGTTTTCTCCTCCGGCTTTTGAACACTGCACTCCTATCAGGGCCGCCATCAGTCCAAACGTGCCCATCACTACCGATGTGATCATCAAGGCACGAGACGCTTGGATGTAGCCTGAACACAGTGTGGAACACAAACACCTGTTGATTTCACAACTTTTTTCCTTGTCATCTGCCTTGAAAAGGGTCCTAAGGTTATGAACAGTTTGTACGCGCAAAAAATTGTTCTGCAAACTTAAAGAGCAAAAGTTCATAGTGTCCAAGTTTTGACctttaacaatttttttctctgacaaaGCAACATCATGTGATTTAACAATTTCCCACTATTTATCTTcttaatcttttttcttttttacaatacaaTGATCTATAATGATGTTTTGTGgataaagaaatattaaaaagtcttaaattctataactataattatttattgcaattagatgatacatttttttgtcacgtACCACTCAAAGCAAGCAGCGAAGGAAACTCCCTGCAGTTATGCACCCCGGTCGAGTCCGTCGCACAGGACATCCACAGGTTTTCATagatggtggaggtggtgatGACGTTCCCGTCAACGGTGGAGGTCCTCCAGTAACGGTTCGGCAGGGTGACCCCCACCATCACCCAAGAAATGAACCCCAGCACCAAAGCCACTACTTCCACAATCGGATCCATGACCCCTCCTCAGCCCAGCAGTCAAAACAAAAGTATATCCAGATCTTCAGTTTTTGAAAT includes these proteins:
- the cldn15a gene encoding claudin-15a; translation: MDPIVEVVALVLGFISWVMVGVTLPNRYWRTSTVDGNVITTSTIYENLWMSCATDSTGVHNCREFPSLLALSGYIQASRALMITSVVMGTFGLMAALIGVQCSKAGGENSVLKGRIAGTGGVLFIFQGVCTMVAISWYAFNITQDFFDPFYPGIRYEIGEALYIGWCSAVLAIAGGACLTCSCKMGTEEKYPLPYQARGTVYSGAAPTRSQAASTYGRNAYV